The Candidatus Scalindua japonica sequence GTAACAGTGATCTTATCTGATAGGTACTTGTATTCTTCAAGTATATCTATGACCTGCCCGTAAAAGCGATAGTCCTGTTTTTTTACAAGAAGCGAGGTGATAAAAACAGGTTGATCCAGGTTTTTCAGGATCTTCTTCGTTTTCGCAGTTAAAGAATACTTCCCGGACGCAGTAAAGTCACATCTGTAATAATGTCTATCGTTAATATAGCTGACAAAGACGAATATAGCTATAGCGATAAGTATCATAAAAATAACATTAGCCCCGATCAGGGTTTTTTGTTTTTTTATATTTTTTGAGCCCTCTGAAGTTGCTACTTCTTTATTATTCAATGACTTTTCTACCTCCATTTTCTACTCTCAACATTTCGTACTGTTATAAACAAAAGTAATGCCGTAAAACTTAAATAGTATATTACATCCCTGGTATCCACAATACCTTTTGTAAAGGATGACCAATGGTCATAAGTTCCAATATATCTCAGGGCTTCGTAAAACCAGCCATCACCGTAAGTACTTAGAAAACCAATTACCCAGAGAATTATTAATGAAACTATGCCTATAACTGCAGCAACAACCTGATTCTTCGTTAACGATGATACAAGTAAGCCAATAGATACAAAAAGTCCACCCATAAGTATCAGCCCAATATAGCTCGAAAATATTGGCCCGAAGTCCGGGTTTCCAAATATAGACAGGAATAATACATATATCCATGTAGGAAGGATCATCACAGTGTACAGGCTTAAGGCTGCAAGAAATTTACCAAACACTACATCAAAATCTGTTACCGGAGAAGTCATGAGAGTCTCCATAGTTCCTGACTTAGACTCATCCGAAAAAAGTTTCATAGTAATCACGGGTGTAAGCAACAGAAGAAAAAATTGAATTGAATCCAGGCTTCCCTTAAGGGAAGCTTCCTGCCAGAATTGTAAATTTCCCGCAAAAAAGAACCCGGATGCAATAAGGAATACAGAAATCACTACGTATGCAATAGGTGAATAGAAGTAAGATAAAATTTCTCGTTGAAATATAGTAGTTACGTTACGCATCAGCCACTCCCCCCCTCTTCCCTTGTTGTAATTTGATGAAAGATTTCCTCTAAGGTAATGGTCTGTCGTTTCATTTCTCTCAGTATGTAATTATCTTTGACAATACAATTAAAAACATCTTCCCTTATATCTTTTTCACCAGTTCCATCTACATAAAATTCATTTGCGTCACCCTTTTCCTTGAACGTAACAGATTGTACGCTGTCAATGCTGGACAGGCTGTTTTTTATCTTTGCCCCATCTCCTTTTATCTCTAAAACGAGATTCGACCCTGTCTTTAACTGCTTCATAAGATTTGCCGGTGTATCCATTGCTACTATTTTACCCTTATTGATTATCATGATCCTGTCACAAACCATTTCAACTTCAGGAAGAATATGTGTTGACAGCAAAACCGTATGCTTCTGCCCCAAACCCTTTATAACGCCCCTGATCTGCCTGATCTGGTTTGGATCAAGCCCAATAGTAGGTTCGTCAAGAATCAAAATTTTCGGATCATGGATTAATGTATCCGCAAGACCTACCCTCTGTCTGTACCCTTTTGATAATGTACCTATGATCTGGTTTTGCACATCTGTTATT is a genomic window containing:
- a CDS encoding ABC transporter ATP-binding protein; the protein is MIKVNNLVKRYVNINAVDNISFHVKENEIVGLLGPNGAGKTTTMRILTCFMPATAGSATVAGYDVFTDSLNVRQQIGYLPENVPLYLDMRASEYLMFRAKLKNIPRRERRKKIEYCLDVTGITDVQNQIIGTLSKGYRQRVGLADTLIHDPKILILDEPTIGLDPNQIRQIRGVIKGLGQKHTVLLSTHILPEVEMVCDRIMIINKGKIVAMDTPANLMKQLKTGSNLVLEIKGDGAKIKNSLSSIDSVQSVTFKEKGDANEFYVDGTGEKDIREDVFNCIVKDNYILREMKRQTITLEEIFHQITTREEGGSG
- a CDS encoding ABC transporter permease, with product MRNVTTIFQREILSYFYSPIAYVVISVFLIASGFFFAGNLQFWQEASLKGSLDSIQFFLLLLTPVITMKLFSDESKSGTMETLMTSPVTDFDVVFGKFLAALSLYTVMILPTWIYVLFLSIFGNPDFGPIFSSYIGLILMGGLFVSIGLLVSSLTKNQVVAAVIGIVSLIILWVIGFLSTYGDGWFYEALRYIGTYDHWSSFTKGIVDTRDVIYYLSFTALLLFITVRNVESRKWR